DNA sequence from the Bordetella genomosp. 9 genome:
GGACGCGGTCATCGACGCGGTAGGTCAATGATCCTTCCAGGATGTGGATGGTCTCGTCGACATCGACATGTCGATGCGGCGGCGGCACTTTGGCCTGAGGCTGCACGATCATTTCCGCCATCGCCATATGGCCCGTGGTGTCTCGACCATCGACCAGGAACCGCATCGATAAAGAGCCTATGGTGATCAGTTTGCCTTGCGCGGTATCCATGTCGGTCGTCCTATGTGGTAAAGTCACTTTACTAATATGGCTGCCAACCGTCAATCCCCCGCTGTCCGACGCTTCGCCGGCGATCCTGATCCCGATGACCCGCTCATCGGCGCGCGGTTGCGCCATTGCCTGACCCTGGTGGAGCAGCGGCTGAGCAGCGCGTTGGCCGAAGCGGGCTACGCGGATATCCAGATCGCGCACTTCAAAGTGTTCCGTTTTCCGCCGCCCGAGAACGCCCGTCCGATAGACCTGGCGCAACGCGCGGGCATGTCCAAGCAGGCAATGAACTACCTCTTGCAGCAGTTGGAAGAAATGGGCTACGTCCGTCGGATCAATGTGGAGGGCGCGGCATCGCGCGTCGTTTCCCTGACCGAGAAGGGCTGGAAGGTCGCGGAAATCCAGCGCGCAACTGTGCACGCGATCGAAGACGAATGGGCGCGACGCATCGGCAAGCAGCGCTTCCAGGTGTTTTATGACGTGCTGACGGAGCTGAGCGGCGCCTTGTAAGGGCGTCGGCGGCACAGGCTGATCTGTTTCACGCGTTCCTTTACCTGGAGGAACCCTACATCCATCCCAGCCAGCGCCAGTACGTCATCCCGAACCCAAGCATCAGCACGTATCCGATGACGGTGATGGCAATGCCCACCTTGGCGAATTGCCTGGCGGTGAATGTCTCCGTCCCCAGGCACACCATATTCTGCGGCGCGTTGATCGGCAGGATGAAGCCGTAGCTGACGACGAAGCCGAGCAGCATCGTCATTCCCAGCCGGTTGAATTCGCCCGGCAAGGTCGCCAGGACGGAAATCAGGATAGGCAGCATGGCCGAAGTCAGCGCGGTGGCGCTGGCGAAGCCCAGGTGGATGACGATAAGGAAAGCGGCCAGGATCGCGAAAATCCCCAGCGGACCGACGTCCGCAAGGCCTGTATGCGCCACCACCAGTGTTCCCAGCCATTGGCCGGCACGGGTCGTCAGCAACGCGGTCCCCAGGCTGATGCCGACGCCGAACACGATGACCGTGCCCCATGGGATGCGTGACTGGACGTCTTTCCATGTCATCACCCCGACGCGGGGCAACAGCAGCAGCACCAGGCCGAAATAGGTGGTGGAGGTGGTGTCGAAGCTGTGAAGCTTGCCTTCCGTGGCCCAGGACAGCAGCAGCAGGACGGAGACGGCCAGCAGGCGCTTCTGGGGCCCGGTCATGGGGCCCAGCTCGCGCAGCGATTTATCGACGGCTTCCTTGCCGCCGGCAATATCGTCGCGTTCCGGGGGCAGCATCTTCAGGACCAGGAAGATCAATATCGCGGACATGATGATGGCCCACGGCGCGCCGGCAATCAGCCAGTCGGACCAGGCCACCCGCGCATGCAGCATCTTCTCCATAAAGCCTATCGTCAACAGGTTCTGGGCCGCCGCGGTCTGGATACCGACGTTCCAGATGCTGGTCGCCTGTGCCACGATGATCATGATGCCGGCGGCGATATTGGAGCGCTTGTCGACGCCGAATGCCGTGATCACGCCCATCATGATCGGCACGACCGCCGCGCTGCGGGCCGTGGCGCTCGGGACGACGAGGCTGAGGACGATGGTGACCGCGATGCTGCCGACCAGGATGCGCCGCGTGCTGGTGCCGACCTTCGACAGCGTCACCAGCGCGATCCGCCGGTCGAGGCCGGTGTAGGTCATGGCGGCGGCGATGAAGAGCGCGCCGGCCACCAGGGCCAGCGCCGAATTGGCGAAGCCGGTCAACGCCATGCTGATTGCGGCCGACGTGCCGTAATGCGCAGCGGGATTGCCGACGACAGGCGCCGTACCCAGGAGGAACGCCATCAGGGTGGTGATCATGATGGCGCTGGCTTCGTAGGAAACGGCTTCCGTCACCCAGACCACCACCGCGAATACCAGAATGGCCAGCATGCGATGGCCCGCCGCTGGCAATTCAGCCGGCAAGGGCAGCAGCAGCACGACCACCAGCGCCGCGAATCCCGCGACCAGGCCCATGGGTAGTTTGTTGTTTCGCGCAGGCGCGGCTGGCTCCGTGGCGCCTGTAGAGGTCATCTCGTACTCCGGTGGGCTGGACTGCCTCGGTTTTAATCGGGTGCGGATGACATTTCAATTGGAACCGCGGACTTCCGTGATATCGGTCAAGAAAATTGGTGTCCAGACCCCTGCGCTAGCCCTTGTAGCGTCCCGGCTTGTGCCAGGCGATCAGCATCGCGTTCATCGCGAACGTGCCGAGGGCGGACCAGAGTATCTTGGCCAGGGGAAGATAGGCCGCCGCCACGCAGAACAGGGCCAGGTCGAAGGCCAGTTGTACCTTGCCGGCGTTGATACCGGAGCGCCGCTGCACCCACAGGGTCAACGCGCTGGTGCCGCCCATGGACGCATTGTGCCGCGCCAGGCAAAGGATGCCCATGCCCAGGAAAGTCCCGCCGGCGATGGCCGCGAAGGCGTTGCTGATGCCGGAAACGTCCAGGGAGCGGCTGATGGCGCTCACGCCCACCCCTATCGCCAGGCTGACCAGGGCGCTCTTGAGTCCGAACGTCCTGCCCATGGCATGGAATGAGAACAGGATGAAAGGGATGTTGATCAGGGGAACGAGAGGCGCGGGCGCGTAGCCCGTCACGAAGGAGCCCAGGAGGGCCATGCCCGCGATGCCGCCCGTGATCAGGCCGCCTCGGGCGAGCAGCGAAACGCCCATGGCGGCAAACAGGATGCCGATGAAAAGCCCATACGCATCGTCGAAGGCGTTATGCGACGGCGCTGCCTGCGCCTGCAATGGGTGCTGGTCGGGGTAAGGCATGGAAGATTCCCGGAGGGTAAGGGGAAAGAGTTCCCGGCGGCGCACCATGGGCTTGTGACCTGGGGCGCACCGCCGGAATCAGTCTTATATATTGCTCCGCAGCAATGGCGCAAGCGATTACTTGTGCAGCCATCGCGACCCGGAACGGCTGCCTTGGAGACGGCTGCGCAAAAGCCGTGCTGTCATCCAAACGCGCGATAGGCCAGTGAGCGGGCCGTGCGTCCGGCTGGTATATCATCGCCAGGAGCGCTTCCCCATTGAGCCCATCGCCGGATTGCCATGGCCGGCGCTCGTCCTTGCAGCCCGCCCCGCCGGAGCGATATGTCCGATTCCCGACGTCTCGACGATCTGCTCGCGGAGTGCGCGCGCGGCAGCGAAGCCGCACTGGCCGAACTGTATCGACTGACCTCTCCGCATCTGTTCGCATTCGCCTCTCGTATATTGCGCAGGAAGGATTGGGCCGAGGAGGTGCTGCAGGAGTGCTACCTGGCCATCTGGCAGAACGCGGCCCGGTTTTCGACCGAACATAGCCACGCGATGACGTGGATGACGCGCATCGTGCGCAACCGCTGCATCGACCAGCTGCGCCGGCCTGGACTGGAGCGGCCCGATCCGGACGGCGAGCTTGCCGATGCCTGGGCCGACGATGCCGCGGGGCCGCTGGGCCGACTGCAGAGCGCGCAGGACAGCCAGCGCCTTGCCGAGTGCATGAAGCAACTTGATGGAAAGCAGCGCATGGCCATCGCGATGTCGTTCTTCGATGACCTCAGCCACGGCGAGATCGCGAAGCGCCTGGAGTCGCCGCTGGGAACCATCAAGAGCTGGGTGCGCCGCGGCATGGAGCGCCTGAAGAGGTGCCTGTCATGAATTATCGCGGTGAGGAAATACGCCATCGGCTGGCTGCGGACTACGTGTCAGGCGGCATGCGCGGCGGCGCGCGCCGCCGCTTCGAGGCGCTGGTCGCCGCCGACGCCAACTGGCGCCGGATCCTGCGCGACTGGGAGAACGAGATCTATCCCCTGGCATGGTCGCTCAAGCCGGTGGCGCCCCCGGCGCGGGTATGGCGCGCCATCCGGACTCGGATCCGGGGCCGCCAGCCGGCGACTTCATGGGGTTGGAGCGGCTTGTATTCGTGGCGCCTGTTGAGCGCCGCGCTGGCGCTTGTCCTGGTGGCGGGTGTCGCCCTGTATCCGCTGCAGGTGAACCGGTCGGCGCGCGCGCAGCTGCTCGCGGTGCTGCAGTCGCCGCAGACGCAGGCCCTGCTCGTGGTGCGTGCGGATCCCTCCGGGGTGCTGCACGTGCGGACCTTGGGCGATCTGCGGGCGCTCGCGGGCGACAGGGTGCTGGAGCTGTGGGCGTTGCCGCCCGGCGGCCAGCCGCAATCGCTCGGCCTGGTGGCCCCCGGCGGCCTGACTTCGCTGCCAGCGCCAGAGGGCTTGCGGAATGTACCCAACCTGGCCGTGTCGCTGGAGCCGCCTGGCGGCGCACCCAACGGCCAACCCACCGGCCCCATCATCATGACGGGCGAGGTGCTGCCCATTTGATGCCGCCATCGGCCATACCGGGGGAACGCCCGGCCCGCCGCCCGTGAACGGCCTCGTGCTCATCCATTATTTTTTTGCGGTCGGTGCATCCAGGACGGCCCCGCGTCCGTATCTCCTTATGCATGGCTTGCCGCGGGAGCGTGCTGCCGCCCGCAATCCACCGGTTCCGTTCTTCTGCATCGCAAGCACGATGGACGCCGCGTGGAACGCTTTACGGGCAGCTGAACCGCGGCCGGGCCTGCTCGTCTTCGAATCGCCGCATGGAGGGCTTGGATGTCGCGCTGCGGCCGGTATTGGCGTAGTCATGTCAGAAGATTGAGGGCCGTGCTGGCGTCGCCCGCGCTTATCGCGCTGGTGGCGTGTTCGCCCTTGAAGGTATTGAATGCTTTCGTGCCGGACAACGACGGCGTTCGCGTGATCGCCAATATGCACTACGGAACCGACCCGCGCCAGTCCATGGACGTGTATGTGCCGCGGGACGTCGCGGCGCCGCCCGTGGTGGTTTTCTTCTACGGCGGGAGCTGGTCCGGCGGGTCGCGCGCCCAGTATCGATTCGTCGGCGATGCCCTGGCCACGCGCGGCATACTGGCGGTGGTGGCCGACTACCGTGTCTATCCCCTGGTGACCTATCCCGCCTTTGTCGAAGACGCGGCTGCCGTCGTCGCATGGACCCTGCGCAATATCTCCACCTACGGCGGCGACCCGCGCCGTGTGTTCGTGGCGGGACACAGCGCGGGCGCCTACAACGCCGCCATGGTGGCGCTGGACCCGCGCTGGCTGGGCAAGGCAGGGGCGACGCCCGCCATGCTGGCCGGCTGGATAGGCATCGCGGGCCCATACGACTTCCTGCCTATCGTCGACGAGGACATCAAGCCGATTTTCGCTTTTCCGAACACGCCCCCGGATTCGCAGCCGCTGGCGTACGTATCGCCGTCGGCGCCGCCGACGCTATTGATCGCGGGGACGTCGGATCGTGTGGTGGACCCGGTCCGCAACACCGATCGGCTGGCGGACGCCCTGCGGGCGGCCCACGTGCCTGTGCTGCTGAAACGCTACACGCGGGTGGGACACGGATTGGCGGTCGGCGCCTTCGCGTGGCCGCTGCGCTGGACAGCCCCCGTGCTGGAGGACGTCACGGATTTCGTGAAGACCACGCCGGCCGGGCACGGGGCCGGTTCCTGACGCCTCTTGCTTCAAGCCGTACTTCAAACCACGATTCAAACGGCGGCATTCGAAGGCCCGCCGGCCGCGCCGCCAGACGCGCAGTGATCGAGAATCCAGCCGGACACCTCGGCGGCGATCTCGTCGCTGTTGTCGTCCATCATCATCATGTGGGAATTCCCGCGCACGCCCCTTTGCGCCAGCAGCCAGCGGCTGACCTTCCCGCCGTGGCCGGCGAGCCGATCGCCATAGGCATTACCCGCGGCCACCAGGTCGCGCCACAGTGGGGTGGCATCCAGGAAGTCCCCGTAGACGAACAGGAAAGGCTTGCCGTCCACGGCAGCCGCGTCGACGTGCTCCGAGAAGCCGGACGGCTCGATGCCGATCACCGCGCGTACATCTTCAGGACAACGCTGCAGGGCGCGCCACGCGACCTCGCCGCCGTGGCTGTGCGCCATCACGATGCACGGACCCACCCGCTCCAGCACCGCGCAGAAGGCATCCAGCGCGATGTCGTTGTTGCCCAGCCAGCGCGGCACGGCATGCTGGATCAACGTTTCCATGGCCTGCGTCGGGAAGCGTTGCCCCGGGAAAGGCTTGCGCTGCGCATAGTCGGCCGCGGCGCCGAAGCGGAACAGGGACCAGGATTCCTCCGCATTGCGGATGATCGGCGGCTCCGGCCATACGCTGGCGAACGGCACCCAGCCGGCGCGTCCGCGCTCGACGTTGTCGACCACGTAGACCGCATGGCCCAGCCGCAGCAAGGCCTGCAGCCAGCCTGTGCGCCCGTCCGGCGTCTGCTCCCACATCGCACCGGTCATGCCGCCGCCATGCAGCAGCACCAACGGCAAGGGCTGGCTCAATTGCGCGGGAATGAAGTACTGCACGTACGCATGTTCGATGTGATAGCGGCCATTGGGGTCGTAGGTCAGCGACGCGGTGCGAGTGAAGGCGATGGTCCGCACAGGCTCGCCCGTGACGCTCAGAGGCCGGCCCCCGGCATAAAAGCTGCCGAAGTCGCGCAGCGGGATCGCCGGCTTGCCAGTCGCCGGCATCACTTGCGGACCACCGGACACTGGCTGTCGGCAAGCGGCCATGCCAGCGAGTCGCCGGGAATCCGCCGCACGATGTTGTAGAAGTCCCAGGGCTGCGTGGACTGCGCGGGGGGCTTGACCTGGGCCAGCAGCATGTCGCGCACGACCAGGCCGTCGTCCCGGATACGCGCGTTCATGCTGAAAGCGTCATCGATGGGCATTTGCTTCATCTTGCGCATCACGGCGTCCGAATCGGTCGTGCCGGCAGCCTTGACGGCTTGCAGGTAGTGCCGGACCGAGCCATAGACGCCCGCCTGCAGGAAGGTTGGAGGATGTCCCACCCGCGCCTGGAACTTGGTGCTGAAGGCGCGCGTACCGTCGTTCTGGTTCCAGTAGAACGGCATGGTCAGGTACGTTCCCTGCGCGGCTGGCAGGCCCAGGCTGTTGACGTCCGTATCGAGCAGCAGCATGGCCGCCAGCTTCTGGCCGCCTTGCACGATGCCGAACTCCGCTGCCTGCTTGATCGCGCTGATGGTGTCTCCACCGGCATTGGCCAATGCAACGACCTGCGCCCGCGATGATTGCGCCTGCAACAGGAACGAAGCGAAATCCGAAGCGTTCAGCGGATGGTAGACCGTACCGACCACCTTGCCGCCATTGGCGTTCACCACGCTGGATGTATCGGCCGCCAGCTGCTTCCCGAAGGCGTAGTCGGAGGCCAGGATGAACCAGCTCTTGAGTCCTTCCTGCACCACCGCGCTGGCCGTGCCGCGCGCCAGCGCATACGTCGTATAAGTCCACTGCACCGTGTAGGGAGAACATTGGGCCTGGGTGACGGCTGTCGTGCCGGCGCTGGAAATCAGCAAGAGCTTTTTCTTCTGGGCCGCCAGCGCCTGGACGGCCAGCGCCACGGCGGAATTGGGCACGTCCACGATTACGTCCACACCCTGCGTGTCGTACCAG
Encoded proteins:
- a CDS encoding MarR family winged helix-turn-helix transcriptional regulator, with amino-acid sequence MAANRQSPAVRRFAGDPDPDDPLIGARLRHCLTLVEQRLSSALAEAGYADIQIAHFKVFRFPPPENARPIDLAQRAGMSKQAMNYLLQQLEEMGYVRRINVEGAASRVVSLTEKGWKVAEIQRATVHAIEDEWARRIGKQRFQVFYDVLTELSGAL
- a CDS encoding DASS family sodium-coupled anion symporter, coding for MTSTGATEPAAPARNNKLPMGLVAGFAALVVVLLLPLPAELPAAGHRMLAILVFAVVVWVTEAVSYEASAIMITTLMAFLLGTAPVVGNPAAHYGTSAAISMALTGFANSALALVAGALFIAAAMTYTGLDRRIALVTLSKVGTSTRRILVGSIAVTIVLSLVVPSATARSAAVVPIMMGVITAFGVDKRSNIAAGIMIIVAQATSIWNVGIQTAAAQNLLTIGFMEKMLHARVAWSDWLIAGAPWAIIMSAILIFLVLKMLPPERDDIAGGKEAVDKSLRELGPMTGPQKRLLAVSVLLLLSWATEGKLHSFDTTSTTYFGLVLLLLPRVGVMTWKDVQSRIPWGTVIVFGVGISLGTALLTTRAGQWLGTLVVAHTGLADVGPLGIFAILAAFLIVIHLGFASATALTSAMLPILISVLATLPGEFNRLGMTMLLGFVVSYGFILPINAPQNMVCLGTETFTARQFAKVGIAITVIGYVLMLGFGMTYWRWLGWM
- a CDS encoding YitT family protein; this encodes MPYPDQHPLQAQAAPSHNAFDDAYGLFIGILFAAMGVSLLARGGLITGGIAGMALLGSFVTGYAPAPLVPLINIPFILFSFHAMGRTFGLKSALVSLAIGVGVSAISRSLDVSGISNAFAAIAGGTFLGMGILCLARHNASMGGTSALTLWVQRRSGINAGKVQLAFDLALFCVAAAYLPLAKILWSALGTFAMNAMLIAWHKPGRYKG
- a CDS encoding RNA polymerase sigma factor, with translation MSDSRRLDDLLAECARGSEAALAELYRLTSPHLFAFASRILRRKDWAEEVLQECYLAIWQNAARFSTEHSHAMTWMTRIVRNRCIDQLRRPGLERPDPDGELADAWADDAAGPLGRLQSAQDSQRLAECMKQLDGKQRMAIAMSFFDDLSHGEIAKRLESPLGTIKSWVRRGMERLKRCLS
- a CDS encoding anti-sigma factor; amino-acid sequence: MNYRGEEIRHRLAADYVSGGMRGGARRRFEALVAADANWRRILRDWENEIYPLAWSLKPVAPPARVWRAIRTRIRGRQPATSWGWSGLYSWRLLSAALALVLVAGVALYPLQVNRSARAQLLAVLQSPQTQALLVVRADPSGVLHVRTLGDLRALAGDRVLELWALPPGGQPQSLGLVAPGGLTSLPAPEGLRNVPNLAVSLEPPGGAPNGQPTGPIIMTGEVLPI
- a CDS encoding alpha/beta hydrolase, yielding MLASPALIALVACSPLKVLNAFVPDNDGVRVIANMHYGTDPRQSMDVYVPRDVAAPPVVVFFYGGSWSGGSRAQYRFVGDALATRGILAVVADYRVYPLVTYPAFVEDAAAVVAWTLRNISTYGGDPRRVFVAGHSAGAYNAAMVALDPRWLGKAGATPAMLAGWIGIAGPYDFLPIVDEDIKPIFAFPNTPPDSQPLAYVSPSAPPTLLIAGTSDRVVDPVRNTDRLADALRAAHVPVLLKRYTRVGHGLAVGAFAWPLRWTAPVLEDVTDFVKTTPAGHGAGS
- a CDS encoding alpha/beta fold hydrolase, giving the protein MPATGKPAIPLRDFGSFYAGGRPLSVTGEPVRTIAFTRTASLTYDPNGRYHIEHAYVQYFIPAQLSQPLPLVLLHGGGMTGAMWEQTPDGRTGWLQALLRLGHAVYVVDNVERGRAGWVPFASVWPEPPIIRNAEESWSLFRFGAAADYAQRKPFPGQRFPTQAMETLIQHAVPRWLGNNDIALDAFCAVLERVGPCIVMAHSHGGEVAWRALQRCPEDVRAVIGIEPSGFSEHVDAAAVDGKPFLFVYGDFLDATPLWRDLVAAGNAYGDRLAGHGGKVSRWLLAQRGVRGNSHMMMMDDNSDEIAAEVSGWILDHCASGGAAGGPSNAAV
- a CDS encoding ABC transporter substrate-binding protein produces the protein MKIGKKQGQPGKLWHALALAAATLCVGTASADDSQGIKIGVLTDMAGVTADATGKGSVEAARMAIEETGGTLLGKPVTLVYADHQHKPDVGSSIARTWYDTQGVDVIVDVPNSAVALAVQALAAQKKKLLLISSAGTTAVTQAQCSPYTVQWTYTTYALARGTASAVVQEGLKSWFILASDYAFGKQLAADTSSVVNANGGKVVGTVYHPLNASDFASFLLQAQSSRAQVVALANAGGDTISAIKQAAEFGIVQGGQKLAAMLLLDTDVNSLGLPAAQGTYLTMPFYWNQNDGTRAFSTKFQARVGHPPTFLQAGVYGSVRHYLQAVKAAGTTDSDAVMRKMKQMPIDDAFSMNARIRDDGLVVRDMLLAQVKPPAQSTQPWDFYNIVRRIPGDSLAWPLADSQCPVVRK